A stretch of Ranitomeya variabilis isolate aRanVar5 chromosome 3, aRanVar5.hap1, whole genome shotgun sequence DNA encodes these proteins:
- the LOC143817590 gene encoding olfactory receptor 52E8-like, with the protein MLPINDSHPYVFILLGIPGLEDVQCWISIPFFCMYLIAFFGNIILLLIIRSEKSLHEPMFLFLSMLSMTDIVLSSSTLPKMLCIFWFNIREICFEACLTQMFIIHSFTAMESGFFLAMAFDRFVAICNPLRHSVILSSKVILAVGISVVFRALIFFLPHPFIVKSSIFCQTNIISHTYCEFMAVIKLTCGDSSMTKSYSLTIASLIGACDLLLTITSYTLILHTALNLPTKQAGLKALSTCTSHILVILVFYTTATFTFVTHRFGHNIPPQIHISIANIYLLVPPMLNPIIYGMRTKKIRQKIDRVFCVASV; encoded by the coding sequence ATGCTTCCTATAAATGACTCCCATCCTTACGTCTTCATCTTACTTGGGATCCCGGGTCTGGAGGACGTCCAGTGCTGGATTTCCATCCCCTTCTTTTGTATGTACTTGATTGCCTTCTTTGGGAACATTATCCTCTTACTAATCATCAGATCTGAGAAGAGTCTTCATGAGCCCATGTTCCTCTTTCTGTCCATGTTGTCCATGACTGATATTGTTCTGTCGTCTTCCACCCTTCCTAAAATGTTGTGCATCTTCTGGTTTAATATACGTGAAATCTGTTTTGAGGCTTGTTTGACTCAGATGTTCATCATCCACTCTTTTACGGCCATGGAGTCCGGATTTTTCTTGGCAATGGCATTTGACCGATTTGTGGCTATCTGTAACCCTCTGAGGCACTCAGTTATTTTGAGCAGTAAAGTCATTCTCGCTGTTGGGATTTCTGTGGTGTTTCGGGCTTTGATATTTTTTTTACCTCATCCATTCATTGTAAAAAGCTCAATTTTCTGCCAAACCAATATCATCTCTCACACATACTGCGAGTTCATGGCAGTTATTAAGCTGACGTGCGGAGACTCATCCATGACCAAGTCCTACAGCTTGACCATAGCCTCATTGATAGGTGCTTGCGATCTACTACTGACGATCACTTCATACACCTTGATCCTCCATACAGCCCTCAACCTCCCCACCAAGCAGGCCGGTCTGAAAGCCCTCAGCACTTGCACATCGCACATTCTTGTCATCTTGGTGTTCTACACCACAGCTACATTCACCTTTGTCACTCACCGATTTGGACATAACATTCCGCCACAGATCCACATCAgtattgccaatatttatcttttgGTGCCACCAATGTTGAATCCCATCATTTATGGGATGAGGACTAAGAAGATCCGTCAAAAGATTGACCGAGTGTTTTGTGTCGCCAGTGTCTGA